Within Falco cherrug isolate bFalChe1 chromosome 12, bFalChe1.pri, whole genome shotgun sequence, the genomic segment AGAAGAGCAGGGTTGCCTACAGATCTTAAGAAAAGGGCAAGCAACCAGCCTGGGTTGGAATCCCTTCTTTCCAAGTGGAAATGGAGAACTGCACTTAATGAATAGCAAAGCCAGTATAATGGTACTAATAAGCTGCCTCTACAGAGACGCTGTATTGAGCGctattttcctgtttgctggTGTAATTAGTTATCCCCTGTAGGATCTTATTTTGCATGCTGCTGTGGTGCAGCCTGGCCTGTGTTATATCGGCCTCTTTCAGTTTGGGTTTGCCCGGAGCAGCTTTGCTGCGCTCTACAGAGGCGATTGTAAGTGTGATAGATGCCCTGGGTCTACCCCCTTACCAGTGACCTGGCTCAGCAGTTGTGTTTCCTTGCGGAACTATAACTAAGGATAATTTGGCACTACGGATACTAGCACCTAAATGCCTTACTGGAAATGCCTTCCAGTTGAGACCTTTGTGCCAAAGCCTCAGAACTTTGGTTAAATCATAACAGTGAAGTTTGTCTTGAACCTGGCAAGTAGAAGTTGAATAAATGTGCAGTGATGtctaaaaaaaaagcctaaaaaaataaaaagcttaaaCTTCAATTTGTACATTGTGAAGactataaataattttcttctcagaggAAACCAGAGGAGGAGACCCAACAGGGAGAGAATGAAGCTAAGAAATCTAAACCAGAACTGGCTGTCAATGGTGGTGCTGATGCTGTCCCCAGTGGAAATGAGGTTccagaaaaaatggaagaggagGTGGGCAGCTGAGTCAGGAGTCCGTGTCATGCTTCTTGggtttttctccttcccttccctctgttCAGGCATGGGCTTGTGCCTGGTAGATGTTCTGGTTTTATTGCCTGCTGGTCTTTTCACAAGGCTTCCCAGATGGGATGGGGAGCATTCCCCAGCTGGCAGGATGCATGTTCTACTGTGGTGTCCGACACTGGGCTGGGAAGACACCGGCTGTGGAGACTTGCCTGTGGGGTGGGACAGAAACGTCTTCTGGGTGTTTGAGCCAGGCTGAACTACAGCACAGGGCCTTTtcccaaagtatttttgatACTCCTGGGTTTTCTTACTTACCTGGGCTACAATTGTTACATGTCAATATTTTAGGATAGTGTTGGCCTCTGGAGACCAGCAAAGCACAAGTAGTAATTTTAAGTGTTCAACTTACAGAAACCTTGAACTGCTGCATGAATTGGTGCTGTAAGGTGGtgtcttggtgtttttttttaaaaaaaaacaaaaaaaaaacacaaacccttctctttccttttagACAGAGAAAAGGCCACAAGCAGAATCAGGGGCTGCAGTTGAAAGCACAGTATGATAATTCCTTAACCTTGGACACTCCTCTCCTTACAAGGAAAATGGTTTTGTATATagtgtattttttcactttttggcAACTTTTGTATGACTCCAATAAAGATTGTAAGCAAATAATCCCTGCCTTGATCTTCCTCCTGTTACAAGCCCCAGCCTCTGTTCCTCACCTGGTTGCCCGAGGGTTGTGGGTCTCAGCCCTGGCACCCTCGGGGGCTCCCTGGGCATTTCCATCCACATCTGcctgaggaggcaggagggagtgTGCTGGGGCAAGCACGGCTGGCTGCCggtgggaggagggatggatggGATGGAGGAAACTCGCTGCAGCTTTGCATGGGAAGGTTGAGAGAAAGCCTTTTTGCCTTCTGCTGGGGCGTGGGACAAGGCCGTAGCTCTGGCTGTGTTGGGTTCTTCCTGTGCTGAGCCTGGTGGTGGGTCCTGTGGTGCCTCCCTTGGCCTCCAGCAGCCTAAACGTGCTGGGGAAGGCTGGGAAGTGCTTGTGTGGCTGCTGCACCCCCTGTACGTACTGGGGCACTGCTGAGGTGCAGCACTGGCTCTGCTCGGCCTCCACTTTATGTCCCTCTGTGGGATGGTGGCTCTGGACAGTGGTAACAGCTAGCCTCTGGGCCAGCCTCTCTCCCTGCGTGGACCCAAGTGGGGATGAGAGGCTGCTCTAGGCCAactgtatgtgtgtatatattaaaaaaggcCGAGAAGTGAAGAACAACAGATCGAAGCGATTTATTTAGCACGTGGCCAACACCAGAGGGGAGGAAGTCTTGCTGGGGGTGttgctgcttcccagggctgAGCTGTCAGTGCCTCTGGTCAGGCCTCCCCTAGCGAGGGCTGGAGGAGCGAGCCGcgggggaaggagagggggaaaacctggctgtgtccccagcGCTAATTACACAGCTggtcccccagccctgcggcTGTAACACCAAGTTTTGCCTTCCCTTCACGGCGCGTCTTAACTAGGACCCGGtgtcctgctccagcctggcgAGGGGGTGCCGGGGCAGGGCCGTGGGGACACCGCCTGCTCGTGGGGACACCCCCTGCTCGTGGCTCACCTTCGGCGAGGCTTGTGCTGTGCCGGGGGCTCCCGAGCAGGAGGAGGGTCCTCCAGGGCCCTGAAGGGGGCaagggggaggctggggggcacacgggggtggctgggggctgcggggctgcctgtCAACGCTGGCCTGGGGGActcctgggaaaggaggaaggtggCGTTaatgggaggggggggggtcccggtgCCACACATGGCGTTGGGTGTGCAGAGCAAGCCACACCTGCGGGTCAGCACTGGGGGACACACCTGCCCCCATGGCCCTGGCTCCGTGGGGCAGCCGCGtccccagctgtgtccccagctgcagccaaggAAGCTGGTCCCGAAGCACCTCCCCACGCTCATACCTCCACACTCATCCTGCCCCGCTCAGCAGCCCAACCccatctcccctcccctccctggagAACTGGAATCACCCCGGGACAAGGCACTTAACTGCAAAAAGCTCTGGTGcggccagggctggcaggagtgGGGGGGCCACGGGGGGCGGGAGGATGGCGGGGGGCAGCTGTGGCCCCATCCACTCTGCGTGGCATCGCAGCATCCCCACctctgcctggagctgggccagctcctccatgtgctgctgggctgcccgCGAGCCTGGCGGATGGGAACAACTCGGCGCGGGGTTtaaccgcccccccccccgcccccagcagccccctccccaagcaTCCCACCGGGCTGGTGCTCAGGCCGCTGGCTGTCCCGGTTGTGCCGCTGCGGTGACTCTCCCCGCTTAACGCCTAAGGGATCGCTGTCACTCAGCGCCGACACTGTTGCAGCCTCTCCACTTGCACACGCCATAGGCAGCCCAGGGGCTCCGACTGTGACCCCACAGGCAGCCGGGGGCCGTGGGGTGCAGTGggggctgccccatccctggggccCAGCACCTACCGGCATCggctctcctctccctcctgacCTTCAGCGCCAAGAGCTCATCTTCCAGCCGCCGGTTCTCCAGCTCCACGGCCAGCAGCGCGGCAtccaggccccggccccccgcgccggggGGCTCTGCCGGCACAGCCGGGGGCGCCTCAGCTGCCGGCCACGGAGCCAGGGTCCCTAACGGGGGCTGGGGCTCACCCGTCCGCCTgcccccgcgcagccccgcgggTCCCTTCTCCAGCAGCGCGGCCTCcacctggagctggaggagctggtcCAGGATGGCGGGGTCGCTCCCGCCGGCGCGCAGGTAGGCCAGCCGCAGCGCCCTGCCACAGCCCGCGGtcagccgccgccgcggccccggggcgctCGGCTgggccccccccgcgcccgcggACCCTCACCTGGCCTCGGCCGCCAGCGGCCCGGCTGGGGGGGCGGTCTCCAGGCACGGCGCGGCCCTGGGGGAGGAACGGGCAGGTGGCGGGGGGTGAGGGCCCCTTGCTGGGCAGCACCTGGGCGCTCCCCGGGGCGCAGAGCCCCGTCCCCCCCCGGGGCTCACCCGCCGTGGGCCGCTCGCAGCCGCCCGGCCTGGTCCCGCAGGGCCCGGCTCCGCTCCACTTCCCCCTGCTCGGGGCGGGGGGTCGCGGCTGCCCGGGCCGCCAGCCTCCGGCACAGCGCTGCGGGACGGCGGGGTCAGGGGGCTCGGCAGGGCCCGcacagccccgctcccggcgcCCCGCACCCCGCAGGTGCCGCCCCACCGCCCGGCGCTCAccctccctctgctgctccagccgCCGCGTCCGGGCCCGGATCTCGGACACGCGGCGCTCATGGGCCTCCCGCAGCGCCGGCTGCTGCCGCCCgtgccccggggccgggccctgCCGGGGCTCCTGCTGCGCGGGGGGCTGCAACGGGCGGCAGCGGCTGGAGACCACCGGCCGCGGGGAGCCGCCGCGGTGCCGGTGCCCCCCCGGGCGCGGGGCCGCACCTCCCCCGGCGGCCTCCAGCAAGCGGCGCCGGCCGGGCGGAGCAGCGCCCTCTCGCGGGGGGTGAGCACCTGCCCCGGGggtcccccgcccccccggccccccccggccgGCGGCAGCCTGGGAAGCACAAGGAGCCGGGGGGGCGCAGCGCGGGCGCGGTGCGCGGACGCCCCGACCTCGCgggagcagaagggaaggggaaggggcgATGACGCCCACCCTGGCGGCGCGGCGGGATGCGGGGGGCGCAGGGTGCCCCCGGCTCAGGCCAGGCGGGACCCAGCCGCGCTGGCTGCGATGCCGCCCCCtcggcccccgccgcgcccccgcccccgccgagcgtcccgccccgcccgcgcccccgtGCCCGGCCCCACGGTACCGGGGTGTCCTGCGGCCGCCCCGCCGTGCCCGGGTCCCCCCCCGCCGGCAGCGGGGCCCCCCCGGGCGGGCAGGAGGTGGCGGCTGGGGGGGCCCCGGGGCAGAGCCGCTCCTCGTGGAGCCGCAGCAGCGGGCGGGAGCCGAGCGCCATGCGGCACCGGGGGCAGCGGAACCCCGCCATGCCCGGCCtcagccccccggcccggcaCAGCCCCGCGCGGCGGCGGTCGCTGCCGTGTTTGGAGCCGTCGCTACGGCGGGAGGGCGGGGGCCCGGCCGTGCCCAGTTTGCCACGGGCACCGGGAGGGGAGAAACGCCGCCCGAGCAACCGGCGGGGAACGATGCGGG encodes:
- the CCDC17 gene encoding coiled-coil domain-containing protein 17 isoform X2, which codes for MAGFRCPRCRMALGSRPLLRLHEERLCPGAPPAATSCPPGGAPLPAGGDPGTAGRPQDTPPPAQQEPRQGPAPGHGRQQPALREAHERRVSEIRARTRRLEQQREALCRRLAARAAATPRPEQGEVERSRALRDQAGRLRAAHGGAAPCLETAPPAGPLAAEARALRLAYLRAGGSDPAILDQLLQLQVEAALLEKGPAGLRGGRRTGEPQPPLGTLAPWPAAEAPPAVPAEPPGAGGRGLDAALLAVELENRRLEDELLALKVRRERRADAGSRAAQQHMEELAQLQAEVGMLRCHAEWMGPQLPPAILPPPVAPPLLPALAAPELFAESPRPALTGSPAAPSHPRVPPSLPLAPFRALEDPPPAREPPAQHKPRRSPR
- the CCDC17 gene encoding coiled-coil domain-containing protein 17 isoform X3, with amino-acid sequence MAGFRCPRCRMALGSRPLLRLHEERLCPGAPPAATSCPPGGAPLPAGGDPGTAGRPQDTPPPAQQEPRQGPAPGHGRQQPALREAHERRVSEIRARTRRLEQQREALCRRLAARAAATPRPEQGEVERSRALRDQAGRLRAAHGGAAPCLETAPPAGPLAAEARALRLAYLRAGGSDPAILDQLLQLQVEAALLEKGPAGLRGGRRTEPPGAGGRGLDAALLAVELENRRLEDELLALKVRRERRADAGSRAAQQHMEELAQLQAEVGMLRCHAEWMGPQLPPAILPPPVAPPLLPALAAPELFAESPRPALTGSPAAPSHPRVPPSLPLAPFRALEDPPPAREPPAQHKPRRSRRAGGPAV
- the CCDC17 gene encoding coiled-coil domain-containing protein 17 isoform X5 gives rise to the protein MAGFRCPRCRMALGSRPLLRLHEERLCPGAPPAATSCPPGGAPLPAGGDPGTAGRPQDTPPPAQQEPRQGPAPGHGRQQPALREAHERRVSEIRARTRRLEQQREALCRRLAARAAATPRPEQGEVERSRALRDQAGRLRAAHGGAAPCLETAPPAGPLAAEARALRLAYLRAGGSDPAILDQLLQLQVEAALLEKGPAGLRGGRRTGEPQPPLGTLAPWPAAEAPPAVPAEPPGAGGRGLDAALLAVELENRRLEDELLALKVRRERRADAGPWRTLLLLGSPRHSTSLAEAAGLGDQLCN
- the CCDC17 gene encoding coiled-coil domain-containing protein 17 isoform X4; this encodes MAGFRCPRCRMALGSRPLLRLHEERLCPGAPPAATSCPPGGAPLPAGGDPGTAGRPQDTPPPAQQEPRQGPAPGHGRQQPALREAHERRVSEIRARTRRLEQQREALCRRLAARAAATPRPEQGEVERSRALRDQAGRLRAAHGGAAPCLETAPPAGPLAAEARALRLAYLRAGGSDPAILDQLLQLQVEAALLEKGPAGLRGGRRTGEPQPPLGTLAPWPAAEAPPAVPAEPPGAGGRGLDAALLAVELENRRLEDELLALKVRRERRADAGPWRTLLLLGSPRHSTSLAEALARGGLTRGTDSSALGSSNTPSKTSSPLVLATC
- the CCDC17 gene encoding coiled-coil domain-containing protein 17 isoform X1, giving the protein MAGFRCPRCRMALGSRPLLRLHEERLCPGAPPAATSCPPGGAPLPAGGDPGTAGRPQDTPPPAQQEPRQGPAPGHGRQQPALREAHERRVSEIRARTRRLEQQREALCRRLAARAAATPRPEQGEVERSRALRDQAGRLRAAHGGAAPCLETAPPAGPLAAEARALRLAYLRAGGSDPAILDQLLQLQVEAALLEKGPAGLRGGRRTGEPQPPLGTLAPWPAAEAPPAVPAEPPGAGGRGLDAALLAVELENRRLEDELLALKVRRERRADAGSRAAQQHMEELAQLQAEVGMLRCHAEWMGPQLPPAILPPPVAPPLLPALAAPELFAESPRPALTGSPAAPSHPRVPPSLPLAPFRALEDPPPAREPPAQHKPRRSRRAGGPAV